Proteins co-encoded in one Fusarium musae strain F31 chromosome 3, whole genome shotgun sequence genomic window:
- a CDS encoding hypothetical protein (EggNog:ENOG41): MARSLALLAGALATVAAQTTTVEFLLPMFDPQPLEGSVVAVKGGATTLAIHCPDAKATNCGLDSTSTIVGGPSTIEYSYTMHPDVDGFGGGEIKQNMGCVLDPKKDVATCSVHQVAVLSGTTSATSMTDSVSGYKSLLMPITVTAGVNKLNGNDDASATEAAGSEATSADKPKDTGAKATDTADATTASSDAAATPVSSDNAAGPMKTQNAVLAAAAVVGGAAMLL; this comes from the exons ATGGCTCgatctcttgctcttctcgcTGGTGCCCTCGCCACTGTTGCGGCCCAGACTACAACCGTTGAATTCCTCCTCCCCATGTTCGATCCTCAGCCTCTTGAGGGCTCTGTTGTTGCCGTGAAGGGCGGCGCGACTACTCTTGCTATTCACTGCCCTGATGCAAAGGCGACAAACTGCGGCCTTGACAGTACCAGCACCATTGTCGGTGGCCCCTCTACCATTGAGTACTCTTACACCATGCAtcctgatgttgatggattCGGTGGCGGTGAAAT TAAGCAAAACATGGGTTGCGTCCTGGACCCCAAGAAGGATGTCGCTACCTGTTCCGTTCACCAAGTTGCAGTTCTCTCTGGTACCACCTCCGCCACCTCAATGACTGATAGTGTGAGTGGCTACAAGTCGCTTCTCATGCCCATCACTGTTACCGCTGgcgtcaacaagctcaacggcaatgatgatgcttcCGCTACCGAGGCCGCCGGTTCTGAGGCTACTTCTGCCGATAAGCCCAAGGACACTGGTGCCAAGGCCACTGATACCGCTGACGCTACtactgcttcttctgatgctgctgctactcCCGTGAGCTCCGACAATGCTGCTGGTCCTATGAAAACCCAGAATGCTGTTCTGGCTgcggctgctgttgttggcggTGCTGCTATGTTGCTGTAG
- a CDS encoding hypothetical protein (EggNog:ENOG41), with protein MPGRSHDEESGSGESESLLGRGHKRVKRFWEGFVDFAFQDDILKIAVGLILAAAFTDLVKSFVSDVLMPPISVLLPLNRNMEEKFAVLQKGPNYNKTTGYNTLHQAQEDGAVVLAYGSFVGQMISFLVLGIALYGLAHLWQLASSEPIIKHTKKCKYCRQRINEKSIRCIQCTSWLDGREDRN; from the exons ATGCCTGGTAGATCTCACGACGAGGAGTCTGGCTCGGGAGAGTCAGAGTCCCTGCTTGGTCGAGGCCACAAGAGAGTTAAGCGCTTTTGGGAAGGCTTCGTCGACTTTGCGTTTCAAGATGATATCCTCAAGATCGCCGTTGGTTTGAT TCTTGCGGCCGCCTTCACAGACTTAGTAAAGTCTTTTGTGAGCGATGTACTAATGCCACCTATCTCGGTTCTCCTCCCACTCAACAGAAACATGGAGGAAAAGTTTGCCGTTCTGCAAAAAGGACCAAACTACAATAAGACAACCGGCTACAACACCCTTCATCAGGCCCAAGAGGACGGTGCCGTTGTCCTAGCATATGG ATCTTTTGTTGGCCAAATGATATCCTTTCTTGTGCTGGGCATCGCTCTCTATGGACTTGCGCACTTGTGGCAGCTTGCTTCATCTGAACCCATCATCAAGCACACAAAGAAGTGCAAGTACTGCAGACAGCGCATCAACGAAAAG TCTATTCGCTGCATCCAGTGTACCAGTTGGCTTGATGGGCGAGAGGACCGCAACTGA
- a CDS encoding hypothetical protein (EggNog:ENOG41) produces the protein MPSINSLLTMALAGSASAAFQGFNYGSTFTDGRVKAQSDFENEFKTAAGLEGTGGAFTSARLYTMIQGGSTNQPISAIPAAIKTRTNLLFGLWASGDGFANEIAALKNTVDQYCGQLDGLVAGISVGSEDLYRISPTGIKANENPGTNPDVLVDYIKQTRAAIKGTCLESVAIGHVDTWTAYANASNNAVIEACDWLGMDAYPYFEDTKNNPISEGANLFKAAWNEVKAVAKGKEIWVTETGWPVSGKTYGKAVPSTKNARTFYEDVGCPMFGDINVWWYTLQDSAPQTPNPSFGVIGSELTEKPLYDLSCDEKSKKGTLVSRSNNGNVEHRFVSPSFATGNYTNGTAPVVPGTPTSLVPTPSSTSGNGGSAATPSPGSGAQQLNSMSAAAVAFILAAALL, from the coding sequence ATGCCTTCCATCAACAGCCTCCTCACAATGGCCCTGGCAGGCTCAGCCAGCGCTGCGTTCCAGGGTTTCAACTATGGCTCGACATTCACAGATGGAAGAGTGAAGGCTCAGTCTGACTTTGAGAACGAGTTCAAGACCGCCGCTGGTCTCGAGGGCACCGGTGGCGCCTTCACCAGTGCTCGCCTCTACACCATGATCCAGGGTGgctcaaccaaccaacccatCTCTGCTATTCCTGCTGCCATCAAGACCAGGACCAACCTGCTCTTTGGTCTCTGGGCTTCTGGTGACGGTTTCGCCAACGAGATCGCCGCTCTCAAAAACACTGTCGACCAATACTGTGGACAACTTGACGGCCTCGTCGCTGGCATTTCTGTTGGAAGTGAGGATCTCTACCGTATTTCTCCTACTGGTATCAAAGCCAATGAGAACCCGGGCACCAACCCTGATGTCCTCGTCGACTACATTAAGCAGACTCGTGCTGCTATCAAGGGCACTTGCCTTGAGTCTGTCGCCATCGGTCACGTCGATACCTGGACCGCATATGCCAATGCTTCCAACAATGCTGTCATTGAGGCCTGTGACTGGCTTGGCATGGATGCTTATCCTTATTTCGAAGATACCAAGAACAACCCCATCTCTGAGGGTGCAAACCTCTTCAAGGCTGCCTGGAATGAGGTCAAGGCTGTTGCTAAGGGCAAGGAGATCTGGGTCACTGAGACCGGATGGCCCGTCAGCGGCAAGACATATGGCAAGGCCGTTCCCTCCACCAAGAATGCTCGCACGTTCTACGAGGATGTCGGCTGTCCTATGTTTGGAGATATCAATGTTTGGTGGTACACACTCCAGGACTCTGCTCCCCAAACTCCCAACCCCAGTTTTGGCGTCATTGGCTCCGAGTTGACCGAGAAGCCCCTTTACGACCTCAGCtgtgatgagaagagcaagaagggaACTCTGGTGAGCCGCAGCAACAACGGCAACGTTGAGCACCGCTTCGTCAGCCCTTCTTTCGCAACTGGTAATTATACCAACGGAACTGCGCCTGTCGTGCCTGGCACTCCCACTTCTCTCGTGCCCACTCCTTCTTCCACCTCCGGCAACGGTGGTTCTGCCGCAACCCCCTCGCCTGGCAGCGGTGCTCAGCAGCTCAACTCAATgagtgctgctgctgtagcATTCATTCTTGCCGCTGCTCTGTTGTAA
- a CDS encoding hypothetical protein (EggNog:ENOG41), which yields MCTISLSYPLLTLGFLQTSLKPTQEGWGRGHSHKEEEVPALLFVPQEGQSHGGHLPRSTGRVEKKKNNKKKKNNKKKKNNKKKKKNNKKKKKKNKKKKKNNNKKKKTADHKLADKVSESVSAMQLD from the exons ATGTGCACAATTTCTCTCTCATACCCTTTATTGACTCTTGGCTTCCTCCAGACATCCCTCAAACCCACCCAGGAAGGCTGGGGCAGAGGCCACAGccacaaagaagaagaggtccCGGCTCTTTTGTTCGTCCCGCAAGAAGGCCAATCACACGGTGGACACTTGCCGCGCT CAACTGGACgagtcgagaagaagaagaacaacaagaagaagaagaacaacaagaagaagaagaacaacaagaagaagaagaagaacaacaagaagaagaagaagaagaacaagaagaagaagaagaacaacaacaagaagaagaagactgccGACCATAAGTTGGCAGATAAGGTTTCTGAGAGCGTGTCGGCTATGCAACTCGATTAG
- a CDS encoding hypothetical protein (EggNog:ENOG41) produces MALTRRSVVCSAVCLALLVGFAYAGHDHEHVETMNNVNIDNMSLEELDTQLQTCPIVEQLNAAKHAHHAAAPSSMTSRLFAVLFPGSPAVNALLATLYISGPPNFLLALCPTNIDPASLSVMVAFAVGGLLGDTLFHLLPEIFVGEDHDEAVKFVLVEPNRNLVLGLGILVGFMTFVAMDKGLRIATGGAGHDHSHAHGDAHAQSHSEDKAVSSAVDATDSLVKSRKKGNEDKGAVVANAVEKPEKEINPSVKLGGYLNLIADFTHNITDGLAMSASFYASPTIGATTTVAVFFHEIPHEVGDFALLIQSGFSKRAAMGSQFITALGALLGTLIGIAIQEFGSPSSDVPMGRNEGIWGTSLTWGDMLLPFTAGTFLYVGTVAVIPELLETGPNKAKELKNMLIQFSAVAIGAGIMLYISWHD; encoded by the exons ATGGCGCTCACTCGTAGGAGCGTCGTTTGCTCGGCGGTCTGCCTTGCACTCCTTGTCGGCTTTGCATACGCAGGCCATGACCACGAACATGTTGAGACTATGAACAATGTCAATATTGACAACATGAGTCTCGAGGAGCTCGATACTCAACTCCAG ACCTGCCCAATTGTCGAGCAACTCAATGCCGCAAAGCACGCACACCATGCTGCTGCCCCCTCGTCGATGACTTCGCGCCTCTTCGCCGTTCTCTTCCCTGGCTCACCCGCTGTGAACGCCCTCCTTGCGACCCTCTACATCTCCGGCCCGCCAAACTTCCTTCTCGCCCTCTGCCCGACCAACATTGATCCTGCTTCTCTTTCCGTCATGGTTGCTTTTGCTGTGGGCGGTCTTCTCGGTGACACTCTTTTCCACCTTCTCCCTGAGATATTTGTCGGCGAAGATCatgatgaggctgtcaagttCGTACTTGTCGAGCCTAACCGTAACCTTGTGCTTGGACTGGGCATATTGGTGGGCTTTATGACATTCGTCGCCATGGACAAGGGCCTACGAATTGCTACAGGTGGAGCTGGCCATGATCACTCCCATGCACATGGTGATGCGCACGCTCAATCTCATAGTGAGGATAAGGCTGTTTCTTCCGCTGTTGATGCTACGGATAGTCTTGTCAAGTCTCGCAAGAAGGGTAACGAGGACAAGGGTGCTGTTGTTGCCAATGCTGTTGAGAAGCCTGAGAAGGAAATCAACCCTAGCGTCAAGCTGGGTGGTTACTTGAACCTTAT TGCCGACTTTACACACAACATCACCGACGGCTTGGCCATGTCTGCCAGTTTCTATGCCTCCCCTACCATCGGAGCTACCACTACCGTAGCAGTCTTCTTCCACGAGATCCCCCACGAGGTTGGCGATTtcgctcttctcatccagtCCGGATTTTCTAAGCGAGCTGCTATGGGCTCGCAATTTATCACTGCCTTGGGTGCTCTCCTCGGCACGCTCATTGGTATCGCTATTCAGGAGTTCGGTAGTCCTAGCAGTGACGTCCCCATGGGCCGTAACGAGGGTATCTGGGGAACTAGCCTG ACATGGGGCGATATGCTTCTTCCCTTCACTGCTGGTACATTCCTATACGTTGGAACCGTTGCCGTCATccctgagcttcttgagactgGCCCCAACAAGGCTAAAGAGCTGAAGAATATGCTCATTCAGTTCTCGGCCGTGGCTATTGGCGCTGGTATTATGTTGTACATTTCGTGGCACGACTAG